The Aphis gossypii isolate Hap1 chromosome 3, ASM2018417v2, whole genome shotgun sequence genome includes a region encoding these proteins:
- the LOC114124971 gene encoding CLIP-associating protein 1-like, translating into MAVGLPHDLDGFIPLLLTSDIRMKVTVGCKLFTYLEEPGNSIECSDIGMFIDGIVQWLLNSNPKVTQYGIEIITQLINRMRIEFRPYISNILPIAIDRIGDSKEPIKVKTLFLIMKLMECNIISPQALFDKISVNAFNHKNTSVKEGSMKLLLLTIEEFGANCITISKIIPMIIKLLSDPNVQVRQKAFETLVDLYKHVGEKLRIDIQKKYSIPQNKMTDLMNKFDEIKSTVNLSPTTSVGLSLTNNDEPDRVCTFAPKYVIGSIKRPTSFLPLKSNSTTPIKQVDFVRKSTLSSTLSASHACGVDEDTFIRSFEEVPTLNIYSVRDLDDTMKKIHESIQDSNEQWNKRVDSLKKIRSLVLIGATKYEEFFSNLRYLEHSFQVSIKDLRSQVVRETCITIAFLSQRLGNKFNHFTESIFSNLIELIQNSAKVTASSGLVAIRFILEYTHAPRIIPILANSLGSKSKDIRRACCEFFDQILRKWPSQAIERHITILQDCIKKGISDADSSARMLSRKAYWGFCEHFPEHGEILLNKLEPTYRKMLLTNSGYNSCLSKSVITESSKLTSHRPSSSHSNISVRSRSAIDLQAVKKSKARTQNATLVRQKFNPVMSNQSVTKKINEDAHQTDREGRSSVQVSLSQSASCYGSPSSKSNVVQTKSHRAISGIPRSRDSSREVSPNRFNIHGSHMNSKESTSLIKPRPIMAQKILIQNQEGESAITDALSNKNYFKSPRKVLEGLFNDYSDDSETSSVCSERRIDSRKRFSDSFYLNESQCSLRKEIWKNSSLKCFNIEDIISSCESSIWNNRKEGLLSLQKYFQQGNILSKLLLTKITEVFTKMFMDSQTKVISLFLDVLNELIITHSQYLEYWLYILLVKLFNKGGSDILGSVHAKILKTMEIIRSYFPCDLQLTAVFKFLTDPTQTPNVKIKIFAMRYISQLAGSADSGSIFLSVVNNKKDYATLALIKMIGWTMCNNNIKQGSELRRASQEAILALYSLNESQITLRLSQLPEEYQEIFSKLLKIRVRRSSVDQITSLNYHNSQIPKNLASPPLQPDIIDIFNSEKIHESFKQSTDEVQKCRLKCHFPEEINAASHESKINQLSIHTETNSHNLNNEYTTVDRIIQILDDLDKDTPQLHYTQSTLIHLKELIKTCSSCELINNFKKIITVIFKLLIDNEPIIRENTMTLVVYLVQKSELVTYFHDYTELIISKVINLVCDSYKSVVKVAEECLITLSVSLHTETVVKIITPLILSKEFPINLIAIKMMTKIIDVYGSPPVTDKIKEIMSGLLQSYDNPDSAVRKSAVFCMVSLYKVFGSREFIPHISSLSGAKLKLLNLYIERAQQSIKIN; encoded by the coding sequence ATGGCTGTTGGGTTACCACATGATTTAGATGGTTTTATACCTCTATTATTGACTTCTGATATTCGAATGAAGGTAACTGTaggttgtaaattatttacttatttagaaGAACCAGGTAATTCAATTGAATGCTCAGATATTGGAATGTTTATTGATGGTATTGTTCAATGGTTATTAAATAGCAATCCTAAAGTTACTCAGTATGGGATTGAAATAATCACACAATTGATCAACAGAATGAGAATAGAATTTAGACCTTACATTTCTAACATACTACCTATAGCTATTGATCGAATCGGTGATAGTAAAGAAccaattaaagttaaaacactttttcttataatgaaattaatggaATGTAATATCATAAGCCCCCAGGCGCTATTTGACAAAATATCAGTGAATGCTTTTAATCACAAAAATACTAGCGTTAAAGAAGGatctatgaaattattattattaactattgaagAATTTGGAgcaaattgtattacaatatcaaaaattatacctatgattataaaacttttaagtgATCCTAATGTTCAAGTCAGACAAAAAGCATTTGAAACACTTGTTGATTTGTATAAGCATGTAGGAGAAAAGTTACGTattgatattcaaaaaaaatattctattcctCAAAACAAAATGACAGACTTGATGAataaatttgatgaaattaaatCAACTGTAAATTTATCACCAACTACTTCTGTTGGGCTTAGTTTGACTAACAACGATGAGCCAGATCGTGTTTGTACATTTGCACCTAAATATGTCATTGGTAGTATTAAAAGACCAACTTCATTTTTACCTCTAAAATCAAATTCAACTACACCAATAAAACAGGTTGATTTTGTACGAAAATCTACATTGTCATCAACATTATCTGCTTCACATGCTTGTGGAGTTGATGAAGATACTTTTATTCGGTCTTTTGAAGAGGTtcctacattaaatatttatagtgtacGAGATTTAGATGATACTATGAAAAAGATACACGAATCTATTCAAGATAGTAATGAACAATGGAATAAGCGTGTTGACTCATTAAAGAAGATAAGATCACTTGTATTAATTGGAGCTACAAAATATGAAGAGTTTTTCAGTAATTTGAGATATTTAGAACATTCTTTCCAAGTATCTATTAAAGATTTGCGATCCCAAGTTGTAAGAGAAACATGTATCACTATAGCATTTTTATCCCAACGTTtgggtaataaatttaaccacTTTACAGAGTCCATTTTTAGCAATTTAATAGAACTAATACAAAATTCAGCAAAAGTAACTGCTTCATCTGGATTAGTTGCTATACGATTTATTCTAGAATATACCCATGCTCCtcgtattatacctattcttGCAAATAGTTTGGGATCAAAGTCAAAAGATATTCGCCGTGCATGTTGTGAATTTTTTGATCAAATTCTGCGTAAATGGCCATCTCAAGCAATAGAAAGACACATAACTATACTTCAGGATTGCATTAAAAAGGGTATTTCAGATGCTGATTCAAGTGCTCGGATGTTGTCCCGAAAAGCTTATTGGGGGTTTTGTGAGCATTTTCCTGAGCAtggagaaatattattaaataagttggAGCCAACATATCGTAAAATGTTGTTGACAAATTCTGGATACAACTCATGCTTATCAAAATCTGTAATAACTGAAAGTTCAAAATTGACTTCTCATCGTCCCTCTTCTTCACATAGTAATATATCTGTAAGATCAAGAAGTGCCATAGATTTGCAAGCTGTTAAGAAATCAAAAGCTCGTACTCAAAATGCAACACTTGTTAGACAAAAATTCAACCCTGTGATGTCTAATCAATCTGTTACCAAAAAGATTAATGAAGATGCACACCAAACAGACAGAGAAGGAAGATCAAGTGTTCAAGTATCATTATCTCAATCAGCTAGTTGTTATGGATCACCATCTTCAAAATCAAATGTTGTCCAAACAAAATCACATAGGGCTATTTCTGGTATACCTAGATCTCGAGATTCTAGTAGAGAAGTTAGTCccaatagatttaatattcatgGATCACACATGAACAGTAAAGAATCAACTAGCTTAATTAAACCTAGACCAATAATGGCACAAAAGATATTAATACAGAATCAAGAAGGCGAATCTGCTATTACTGATGCTTTgagtaacaaaaattattttaagtctcCAAGAAAAGTTTTAGAaggattatttaatgattatagtgATGATAGTGAAACATCTAGTGTTTGTTCTGAACGTAGAATTGATTCTCGCAAGCGATTTTCAGATTCATTTTACTTAAATGAATCACAATGTAGCCTACGTAAAGAAATTTGGAAAAACTCtagtttgaaatgttttaatattgaagaTATAATATCAAGCTGTGAAAGTTCAATCTGGAATAATCGTAAGGAAGGCTTGTtaagtttacaaaaatattttcaacaaggAAATATTCtgagtaaattattactaacaaaaataacagaGGTGTTTACTAAAATGTTCATGGATTCTCAAACCAAAGTCATAAGTCTCTTTTTAGATGTACTTAATGAGTTAATTATTACCCATAGtcaatatttagaatattggTTGTATATACTTCTAGTCAAGTTATTCAATAAAGGAGGCTCTGATATACTTGGTTCTGTACacgcaaaaatattaaaaacaatggaAATTATAAGGTCATATTTTCCTTGTGATTTACAGTTGACTGCTGTGTTTAAATTTCTTACAGATCCTACACAAACGcctaatgttaaaataaaaatatttgctatGAGATACATTTCACAATTAGCTGGTAGTGCAGACTCAGGGTCAATTTTTCTTTctgttgtaaataataaaaaagattatgCTACTTTAgcattgataaaaatgatCGGATGGactatgtgtaataataatataaaacaaggcTCTGAATTGAGACGAGCATCTCAGGAAGCTATACTAGCTTTGTATAGTTTAAATGAATCTCAAATCACTTTGCGGTTATCCCAGTTACCTGAAGAGTATCAAGAGATATTTTCTAAACTTTTGAAGATTAGAGTAAGAAGAAGTAGTGTTGATCAAATTACATCTCTAAATTACCATAACAGTCAAATACCAAAAAATCTTGCTTCGCCGCCTTTACAACCTGAcatcattgatatttttaattcagaaAAAATACATGAGTCATTTAAACAATCTACTGATGAAGTTCAAAAGTGTCgtttaaaatgtcattttcCTGAGGAGATAAATGCTGCTTCAcatgaatctaaaattaatcaattatctATACACACTGAAACTAatagtcataatttaaataatgagtacACTACAGTAGATAGAATCATACAAATTCTTGATGATTTAGATAAAGATACTCCGCAGCTTCATTATACACAATCAACATTGATTCAtctaaaagaattaattaaaacttgttCTTCTTgtgaacttataaataatttcaaaaaaataataacagttatttttaagttattaatagaCAATGAACCAATTATACGAGAAAATACAATGACTTTGGTTGTATATTTGGTTCAAAAGTCAGAATTAGTGACCTATTTTCACGATTACACTGAGTTGATTATATcgaaagtaataaatttagtcTGTGATTCATATAAATCTGTTGTTAAAGTTGCAGAAGAATGCTTAATTACCTTAAGTGTATCTTTACACACAGAAACagttgtgaaaataataacacctTTAATATTGTCAAAAGAATTTCCAATCAATTTGATTGCAATTAAAAtgatgacaaaaataattgatgtttATGGCAGTCCACCTgtaactgataaaataaaagagaTTATGTCTGGTCTATTGCAGAGCTACGATAATCCTGATAGTGCAGTCCGGAAGTCCGCTGTATTCTGTATGGTCtcattatataaagtatttggTTCACGAGAATTTATACCTCATATATCAAGTCTAAGTGGAGCAAAGctcaaattgttaaatttatacattgaaCGTGCTCAACAGtccatcaaaataaattaa